Part of the Woronichinia naegeliana WA131 genome, CTTAATTTTAAACCAGAGGCCCAGTTAAAAAAGCTCTTTGAGTTTCTTAAGGATTGGCAACTCAAAAATCCAGAACCCCAAGGATTGCTGTCTCATTTACCTTTTATCGGCAATACACCAAAGGCGATCGCCGCTTTAACCACGACGGGAGATAGTTGGTTACAGGATGCCATTGTCAAAGGATTAATTCAACCCCTTAACCTTCAAGCGGTTCCAAGTTGGCAAAAGCTAGATCCCCGTTGGCATCAATTAGTCACCCGCGATCGCCAGGGCTTTTTAGCCGAAAAAGGTGACATTTGGGGGGCACCCTACCGTTGGGGAACCACCTTAATCGTTTATCGACGCGCAAAATTTCAGGACTGGGGCTGGACTCCTCAGGATTGGTCTGATCTCTGGCGACCAGAATTAAAACAACAAATTGCCCTGCTCGATCAACCCAGGGAAGTGATTGGCCTTACCCTCAAAAAACTAGGTTATTCCTATAATATTCCTGACCTAGAAAAAGTTCCTGACCTCAAATCTAGCCTACAGGCTTTACAAAAGCAGGTGAAATTCTACAGCAATGACTATTACCTGCAAGCCTTACAAGCAAAAGACGTAGCAGTCGCCGTAGGCTGGTCAAACGAAATTCTGCCCCTGTTAGTCAACAATCCTGATTTAGCGGCGGTGATTCCAGCTTCGGGAACGGCCATCTGGGCTGATCTATGGGTTAGACCGAAAAATGCTCCTTCTCATTCGGCAATTATTTCTGATTGGTTAGACTTTTGCTGGCAACCCCAAAGCGCGAATCAAATTGCCCTATTCAGTGACGGTAGTTCTCCACGTTTAGAAACTCTTGAGGCTGAAGCCATTCTTCCCACCGTTCGCAACAATCCCCTGTTGACTCTGACCCCGCATCTCTGGCGAAGTTGTGAGTTTCTTGAGCCCCTTTCTGTTCAAACCCAGCAACAATATCTCAAGCTTTGGCAAGCAATCAGGACAACGACAACGGAAAAATCGATGACCTGACCTGCCAATTGTCCACTGTTGTAGAATTGTAGGATAAGCGTGTTATTATCCACGAATCTTTCTCACAGACACAGGGGGAGTAGTTTTGTATTTAATTGCCAATAACAATGGTCAGTGAACTATGCAAAATTTTGTTAATAGAAGATGAGTCCGTAACGGCTGATCTTTTTAAAGAACTTTTGTTCTCAAAAACACCTTCTTCCCTAGCCCAGGGATTTAGTTTTGAGCTAACCACCATTACTTCCATCAGAGCAGGATTCAGGGAATTACAGGAAGACACTTTTGACCTCGTATTGTTAGATTTGATGTTACCCAATTGTCGAGGGGTCGAGGCTTTAGTTCGGATTAGAGAAACCCATCCGCAAATTTCCATTATTGTTTATACAGAAGTAGATGATGAAACAATTGTCATCCAAGCTTTTCAGAATGGTGCAGATGGCTATTTACGCTTAAAAAATCTGGATAGTGATTTATTGATATATGAAATTCGTTCTGCTAAAGAGCGACAGTCCTATCGCCAGAGTTTAGAACAGCGTCAACGGCTGGCCCAACAGGAAAAAGAGTTTGATGAATTAGCTTCTTTGGCTAATCTAACGACCAGTATCACGGCGCGGATGTTTGGTGCAGAAACATTGCAGGAGAGCTTACCAGAAATCTTTATTGAGTTAATGCAAACCTATGGTAACTTGCTAGATTTAGCCTTAGAACAAAGGGCCTTTCGAGTTGAACATCCTATTTCCACTCATCTCAGAACCATGGCTGACAAAATGGGTTTTCTTAAAGCCAGTCCGAGGGATGTCATTGAATTACATACCCGAACCTTGAGAGAAAAAAATAAAGATGTTACCCTAGCTAAAGCTCAAATGTATGTCGCCGAAGGACGATTGATGGTTCTCGAACTCATGGGTTATCTCACTTCTTTTTATCGCAAATACTATATCGGATTAAGCACTCTTAATATAGCGACCAAAATCTCTCAGGAAAATTAGTTCCATGAATAAATATTTGTTAAAACTTTATATTACTGGAAATTCTATTCGCTCTCAAAGAGCGATCGCCAATATCTGCCGTATTTGTCGCGAAGAACTCAAAGATCAATATACGGTAGAAATTATTGATGTTCTCGAAGAACCCCATCGAGCCGAACAGGAAAAAATTTTAGTGACCCCCACTTTAATTAAACAGTTACCTCCGCCTCTCCAACGGATTATTGGTGATATGTCGAATACCCAAAGGGTATTGTTCGGATTGGACATTTTACCCAGTGAATTGGAAGTGAATTCGTAACCCAATTCCGTACTTTTAACTGCGATTTTTAGGGCTAGTCTCCCATTCAACGTCTGATGAACAAAACTTGGCAGAACGTTTCCGTTTAGCGGATGAGGCTTTTCAGTAGATTTAAATACTAAGTACTCTTTTGGGGAGTGTTCCTCTCTCCTCTATGATAGAGAATGGTCTATTCCCTCTTGCTATGTTTATGAACGTCCTAGAACAACGGGGTCATCTCCTCACAGAACAGGTTAATCCCCAGAGTCAAAATCTTGACCAACTTTCCTGTCTAGAATTAGTGGAGCTTTTCAACCAAGAGGATGCTAAAACCCTAGCCGCGATCGCCGGTGCCAAAGAATCGTTAGCTAAGGCGATTGAGTTAACCAGTCAATGCCTAGGGACAGGGGGAAGATTGTTTTACATCGGGGCTGGAACCAGTGGACGTTTAGGAGTGTTAGATGCCGCCGAATGTCCTCCCACTTTTTGTACGCCACCTGACCTGGTGCAAGGGATTTTAGCTGGGGGAGCAGAGGCACTGATTAAGAGTTCAGAGGGTTTAGAGGATGTGGCCGCCGATGGTGCAACAGCGATCGCTGATTATGGTATTGGGCCAAATGATGTAATTGTGGGTATTACAGCCGGAGGAACGACTCCCTACGTTCAAGGAGCTTTAGCCGAGGCCAAGAAACAGGGAGCCATTACTATATTTATGGCTTGTGTACCGGTTGAACAGGTCAAGATTGCCGTCGATGTGGATATTCGTCTGCTAACCGGGCCAGAGATTTTAGCTGGCTCAACCCGACTCAAGGCGGGAACAGTGACGAAAATGGCTTTAAATATTATCTCGACCGGAACAATGGTACGACTGGGCAAGGTCTATGGCAATCGCATGATTGATGTGGCTGTTACTAACCGTAAACTGGAAGATCGAGCCTTAAGAATTTTAGAAGATTTAACCCAACTGAGTCGAGAAGATTGCGTTACACTCCTAGACAAAAGCGATCGCAGGGTCAAACTCGCTCTTTTAATGCACTGGACAGGATTGGAGGCAGAAGCCGGTCAAGCTTTATTAGCAAGTCATCATGGTAATTTACGGGCCGCATTGAAACAGGCTGAAGATTAGCGAAAACAAACCAATTTATCCCTCAGTAAATTGCCCTTTTGCCAAGGGTAAGCTAAGAAAAAACCTAAATCTACTTTTTAAATCTAATTTTATCTCTATAACTTTATCTCAATGTTTAATCTTTCTGAAACCACCGCGATCGCTTTGATTCTACTGATGGCTGGAGGCGTTTTAACTTGGGGTTATCAACGGTCTAAACCCTTTGGCAAATTAGGATTATTAGCCTGGTTCCAATCCGTTGTCCTCATGGCCCCTTGGTTAATTTTCTTTACCCTATTTGCTGCTGGGATTTATCTTAATTTAATCGGTGTGGTAATGCTGTTAGTTATTTCCGCCGGTATTTATATTTATCTGGGTAAACGACTACGAGCCGAGGGGCAGGATACCATGCTAAGGGAACGGGCAGCCCAAAGGCTCAAGGCCTTTGAGTCGGACAATACGGCTACCCCTTCAGAGGCAGAAACGACTAACTCGACTGACAATAGTGAAGCCAACAATCCTGATATTTTACCCATTCCTGAAGCGGATCTGGCTTTAATTAAAGGCATTTTTAGCATTGATACTTTTTTTGCCACTCAAACCATTTCCTACCAAGAAGGGGCGATTTTTCAGGGCAATTTGCGGGCGGATCCGGATGAGGCCTATCCCAAACTGAGTGAAAAATTAACGGCTGTTTTAAGTGAAAAATATCGGCTATTTTTGGTAGAAGGAACCGAAGGGCGGCCCGTGGTCATCATTCTTCCCCGCAGTAATGATCCCCAAACCATGACCCTGGCTCAGAAAAATCTGGCCCTAGTTCTGTTCATTGCTACCCTGGTCACTAGTTTGGAGGCGATCGCGGCTCTCTTGGGCTTTGATTTATTTAGTCAATGGCAACGTTATGGCGAAGCTTTACCCCTGGCAATGGGATTGTGGCTAATTTTAATTGCCCATGAAATCGGTCATCGTTGGGCCGCCAAAAACTATAACTTAAAATTAAGTTGGCCCTTTTTTCTTCCCACTTGGCAAATTGGTTCTTTCGGTTCTGTTACCCGTTTTGAATCCCTTTTACCCGATCGTTCTGCCCTCTTTGATATTGCCTTTGCGGGGCCAGCCCTAGGGGGAATAGTTTCCCTGTTCTTGCTATTTATCGGTTTAGTGCTTTCCCATCCGGGTAGTCTTTTTCAGGTTCCCAGCCAGTTTTTTCAAGGTTCTATTTTAGTTGGAGCGTTAGCGCGGGTTGTGCTAGGAGAAGAATTACAGAAAACGATTATTGATGTCCATCCTCTTACCGTTTTAGGTTGGTTAGGGTTAGTGATTAATGCCTTAAATTTAATGCCCGCCGGTCAACTAGATGGGGGACGAATTGTACAAGCCATTTACGGACGCAAAACAGCCCGCCGAACAACGGTTGCGACCCTTATTGTGTTGGGTTTAGTTTCTATCTTTAATCCGGCTAATCCCATTCCCTTATATTGGGCAGTTGTCATTCTCTTTTTGCAACGGGATTTAGAACGTCCCAGTTTAAATGAGTTAAGTGAACCCGATGATAATCGTGCTGGTTTAGCTCTTTTAGCTCTCTTTTTAATGTTAGTAACG contains:
- a CDS encoding response regulator is translated as MVSELCKILLIEDESVTADLFKELLFSKTPSSLAQGFSFELTTITSIRAGFRELQEDTFDLVLLDLMLPNCRGVEALVRIRETHPQISIIVYTEVDDETIVIQAFQNGADGYLRLKNLDSDLLIYEIRSAKERQSYRQSLEQRQRLAQQEKEFDELASLANLTTSITARMFGAETLQESLPEIFIELMQTYGNLLDLALEQRAFRVEHPISTHLRTMADKMGFLKASPRDVIELHTRTLREKNKDVTLAKAQMYVAEGRLMVLELMGYLTSFYRKYYIGLSTLNIATKISQEN
- the murQ gene encoding N-acetylmuramic acid 6-phosphate etherase; amino-acid sequence: MFMNVLEQRGHLLTEQVNPQSQNLDQLSCLELVELFNQEDAKTLAAIAGAKESLAKAIELTSQCLGTGGRLFYIGAGTSGRLGVLDAAECPPTFCTPPDLVQGILAGGAEALIKSSEGLEDVAADGATAIADYGIGPNDVIVGITAGGTTPYVQGALAEAKKQGAITIFMACVPVEQVKIAVDVDIRLLTGPEILAGSTRLKAGTVTKMALNIISTGTMVRLGKVYGNRMIDVAVTNRKLEDRALRILEDLTQLSREDCVTLLDKSDRRVKLALLMHWTGLEAEAGQALLASHHGNLRAALKQAED
- a CDS encoding circadian clock KaiB family protein, coding for MNKYLLKLYITGNSIRSQRAIANICRICREELKDQYTVEIIDVLEEPHRAEQEKILVTPTLIKQLPPPLQRIIGDMSNTQRVLFGLDILPSELEVNS
- a CDS encoding extracellular solute-binding protein, whose product is MNRRQFLTRSVLGTALGQGLIACNASSSSASTVLFLKNSIPPQLIHAFQSQVAQGKDLNFKPEAQLKKLFEFLKDWQLKNPEPQGLLSHLPFIGNTPKAIAALTTTGDSWLQDAIVKGLIQPLNLQAVPSWQKLDPRWHQLVTRDRQGFLAEKGDIWGAPYRWGTTLIVYRRAKFQDWGWTPQDWSDLWRPELKQQIALLDQPREVIGLTLKKLGYSYNIPDLEKVPDLKSSLQALQKQVKFYSNDYYLQALQAKDVAVAVGWSNEILPLLVNNPDLAAVIPASGTAIWADLWVRPKNAPSHSAIISDWLDFCWQPQSANQIALFSDGSSPRLETLEAEAILPTVRNNPLLTLTPHLWRSCEFLEPLSVQTQQQYLKLWQAIRTTTTEKSMT
- a CDS encoding site-2 protease family protein — encoded protein: MFNLSETTAIALILLMAGGVLTWGYQRSKPFGKLGLLAWFQSVVLMAPWLIFFTLFAAGIYLNLIGVVMLLVISAGIYIYLGKRLRAEGQDTMLRERAAQRLKAFESDNTATPSEAETTNSTDNSEANNPDILPIPEADLALIKGIFSIDTFFATQTISYQEGAIFQGNLRADPDEAYPKLSEKLTAVLSEKYRLFLVEGTEGRPVVIILPRSNDPQTMTLAQKNLALVLFIATLVTSLEAIAALLGFDLFSQWQRYGEALPLAMGLWLILIAHEIGHRWAAKNYNLKLSWPFFLPTWQIGSFGSVTRFESLLPDRSALFDIAFAGPALGGIVSLFLLFIGLVLSHPGSLFQVPSQFFQGSILVGALARVVLGEELQKTIIDVHPLTVLGWLGLVINALNLMPAGQLDGGRIVQAIYGRKTARRTTVATLIVLGLVSIFNPANPIPLYWAVVILFLQRDLERPSLNELSEPDDNRAGLALLALFLMLVTIIPLSPALAGRLGIGS